GGCGAAAGAAAACAACATCAGGCTCAACGCGATCATCGGATGGAATCCGAACATCGTCGGCAGCATTCCCGATGTGGGACTTCTCAAGGGCTTTCACCCCCACGTCGACGGCGTTGTACCCGCGATGAATTTTCAGATCGGCGGGGAAGCCACCATAAAATGGCAGCAGATGTACGCTTTGTTCTGGGTGGGGCAGATATCCTACGAGAAGTTCTGCGACGATTTCATACCGTTCTATCTTTCGCGGGGGTATCAGGATTACCTGACGATGAACAAGAATTGGAGGCGAGCGCTCATTACCGATGAAAAGCTTGCGTCCATTCTCCGCATTAAGGGCATCGTCTCACAGGGCACCCGGAAAGAGACGGAGCAATGGGCGAAATACCGATTCGCCGTGGCCCGGCCGATCGCCCGCGAGATGAACGTGAGTTACGAGCGCGCGCTCATGGAAAAAGCGGAACGGGGAGATCATGCATCGATACCCGCTGCATACGAATATTCACGCACTGCGCGTGAGCGTCACGATATTCGCTGAACCGCGCCGACCCGAGATCCCGAACGATAGCGGCATTTTTTTCGGTGGAAAAGTTGCGTATACTATTTTCGGCCGGAAGAATGCGTTTTGACGGGGAATGTGCTCTTCGACCGCGCATACTCGATCGGCGTCATGCCGACAACGGACTTGAACACCGCTCGAAAATAATGAACATCTGTGAAACCCGAAAGCCGTGCTGTTTCTGCGGCGGTCTTCCCGAGAACGAGCATGCGCTTTGCGGCGGCTATCCGTCTTTCGGTGAGATACGCTATCGGCGAAACGCCGAACACTTCCTTAAAGCGCCGGCTCACATACGACGCATTGAGCGCAGACACCTCGCCAAGCTCGGCAAGTGTTATCGCGCGTGCATAATTCTTTTTCATGTACGCGGCAAGGAGCGACATGGCATCATCGCGCGCGGGCTGTTCACCCGCAAGGCGGCGGTATATCAGCGTGAAAAGCTCGACCGCTTTCAGATGTATCATCTCACGCGCATACGTACGCGTATGGACAAGTTCATCGCGTATGCTATCGAACACGACGGCCGCTTCCGGCATGCGGTCTATCAATGCATAACGATTGATACGCACCCCGTCCGCGATACCGTCAATGCCGACAGCCGTTTCTTCTATATAAGAGGCATCGGATGGTTTCGATGTATATACGGACGGCGGCGAAATGCTCGAACTGATCGCCCGGGCTACCGAAGTTCCGGTCTGAAAACCGAGCCAATAGTAGGAGGCACGCCCTTTTACCGGCGTGTAATCGAATCGGTGGAGGAATTCCGGCGTCGTTACAAGCACATCGTCTTCGTTCACCGTGAACGGGCGAATATCGTCGGCAATGGATACTGTTCCGCCGCCTTGAGAGAAACATACCACTTCGTACCCATAATGGTAATGCGGCTGTGCATGCATTTCCCCGGGCGTTTCAATATATCCGAAATGGGTGAGTCGGGGAAAGTCGACTCGCGGGAATTCCACAAAATACCTGTCCATCCCCGTACTATATCACGTGTCGGGTAAAAATCACACCGTAAAAAGTAAAGAAAATATACCCGCGCGTTCCCATCCTGGTATATATTATCCATAATACGACAAGGAGCGATGATATGACATCACGAGAACTGGTCTATGCCTCGCTGGAATTCGACAGCCCCGATCGGACACCTCGTCACCTGTGGATATCGCCCTGGGCGAAGATACATCATAATGACGCAGTGGATGCGCTCGTCCGCGACTTCCCGTCCGATATCGGCGGGCCGGGTGTACGCTACGCACGGCAGCCGTCACGCGAGGGGGATATGTACCGCATCGGCACCTATCGCGACGAGTGGGGATGCGTCTTCGAGAACGTGCAGAACGGCGTGCACGGGGAAGTGAAAATGCCGCTGCTGCGGACATGGGACGATCTTGAAAAAGTACGCGCGCCGGAAGAGATGCTCTCATTCGATAAAGATCTTGCCGACAGCTCATGCAGGGCTTCGGACAAATTCATCAATGCCGCCTGCTGCCCGCGGCCATTCGAGCGCATACAGTTCCTCCGCGGGAGCGAGAACCTGTACATCGATCTCTATGAATCGCCGGAGCAGGTGCGGTCGCTCATCGACATCGTCCATTCGTTCTACATGAAAGAGCTCGATCTGTGGACGGACACCGCCGTGGACGGCATCACGTTCATGGATGACTGGGGCGCACAGAACTCGCTTCTCATCGCGCCTGCGATGTGGCGGGAACTGTTCCTGCCGCTGTATAAGGACTACATCGATCTCGCACACAGCAAAGGGAAGAAAGCGTTCATGCATTCCGACGGTTTTATACTCGACATCTATCCCGATCTCATCGATGCGGGCCTTGACGCGATCAATTCCCAGATCTTCTGCATGGGCGTGGACAGACTCGCCGCGTACAAAGGGAAGATAACGTTCTGGGGCGAGATTGACCGCCAGCATATACTCCCCTCGCCCGATGTGAACGCCGTGCGTGATGCGGTACGGAGCGTGCGCAACGATCTCTCATCGAACGGCGGCGTCATCGCGCAATGCGAATTCGGCCCCGGCGCGCGGCCTGAGAACGTTCGCGCGGTGTTCGAAACATGGGATACACAGGGCGTCGCCGCGCATGCCTGTGCAGAGGGGTAACAAGATCGACATTGTCTTTTTCACCGGCTGTGGTAGTATATCGGCATGGAACAAGCCCTTAAAAGTCTTGTAGCATCCATCAAGAACAGCTACGTCTTCCTCGATATCGCGTCGACGGATAAGCGCGCAACGATACATGAACTCATCTCAAAAGCTGCCTCGCAGGGGCTCGCCGTCGATCCGACCGCTACGGCGGATGAGGTATTCTCGAACGAGCGCTCCATTTCAAGCGGCCTAGGCTACGGCGTCGCGTTCCCGCATACCGATCTTGAAAACCTTAAAAAAGAAGTGCTCATTTTCGGCACATCGAAGAACGGCGTCGCGTTCGATTCCGTCGATAAAAAACCGGCGCATCTCATCATACTCTTTCTTACGCCGCGCGGTGCGGATTCGCGCTATGTGGAGCATCTGTCGCTCTTCGCCGATCTGTCGCATCTTACCATGTATGTCGTCATGATACTCGAATCGCGCACGGAAAAGGAATTCAAAAAACGTGCGATAGAGCTCCTCAAGAAGGGCGGGATGCGCCTCTAGCATGGATAA
This sequence is a window from Spirochaetota bacterium. Protein-coding genes within it:
- a CDS encoding AraC family transcriptional regulator, which codes for MEFPRVDFPRLTHFGYIETPGEMHAQPHYHYGYEVVCFSQGGGTVSIADDIRPFTVNEDDVLVTTPEFLHRFDYTPVKGRASYYWLGFQTGTSVARAISSSISPPSVYTSKPSDASYIEETAVGIDGIADGVRINRYALIDRMPEAAVVFDSIRDELVHTRTYAREMIHLKAVELFTLIYRRLAGEQPARDDAMSLLAAYMKKNYARAITLAELGEVSALNASYVSRRFKEVFGVSPIAYLTERRIAAAKRMLVLGKTAAETARLSGFTDVHYFRAVFKSVVGMTPIEYARSKSTFPVKTHSSGRK
- a CDS encoding uroporphyrinogen decarboxylase family protein, which gives rise to MTSRELVYASLEFDSPDRTPRHLWISPWAKIHHNDAVDALVRDFPSDIGGPGVRYARQPSREGDMYRIGTYRDEWGCVFENVQNGVHGEVKMPLLRTWDDLEKVRAPEEMLSFDKDLADSSCRASDKFINAACCPRPFERIQFLRGSENLYIDLYESPEQVRSLIDIVHSFYMKELDLWTDTAVDGITFMDDWGAQNSLLIAPAMWRELFLPLYKDYIDLAHSKGKKAFMHSDGFILDIYPDLIDAGLDAINSQIFCMGVDRLAAYKGKITFWGEIDRQHILPSPDVNAVRDAVRSVRNDLSSNGGVIAQCEFGPGARPENVRAVFETWDTQGVAAHACAEG
- a CDS encoding PTS sugar transporter subunit IIA: MEQALKSLVASIKNSYVFLDIASTDKRATIHELISKAASQGLAVDPTATADEVFSNERSISSGLGYGVAFPHTDLENLKKEVLIFGTSKNGVAFDSVDKKPAHLIILFLTPRGADSRYVEHLSLFADLSHLTMYVVMILESRTEKEFKKRAIELLKKGGMRL